A single Gammaproteobacteria bacterium DNA region contains:
- a CDS encoding Nramp family divalent metal transporter, whose translation MNKSGKFGPGVLVAAAFIGPGTVTVCTLAGAQHGFVLLWSMVFSVIATIILQEMSARLGVVARLGVAQAIRQEIKIPVLRTTAIILVMSAILVGNAAYEAGNISGGVLGLETLSGKLQVSIGQFSLNLYSIIIGVVAFLILYKGSYKAIEKTLITLVLVMSFAFVITAIMTQPNVAEMLKGLVIPSFPEGSPMIIIALIGTTVVPYNLFLHASLVQEKWQSAEDLSKARTDTVVSVLLGGLISIAIIISATAMQGAEISNAVDLAKALEPVFGSFAKYLLSIGLFAAGITSAITAPLAAAYVAAGCFNWNADIKSEKFRRVWIIILLLGIIISSFGFKPIEIIKFAQIANGILLPFIAGFLLWLMSRKEILGQYVNSKLQNSIGWLIALVTLVLGLKSLGKVFGLI comes from the coding sequence ATGAATAAATCCGGTAAATTCGGCCCTGGAGTTCTGGTCGCAGCCGCTTTTATTGGTCCGGGAACGGTTACAGTTTGTACACTTGCAGGAGCTCAACATGGTTTTGTGTTGCTCTGGAGTATGGTGTTTTCAGTCATCGCAACGATTATTTTACAAGAAATGTCTGCAAGGCTTGGTGTGGTCGCCAGATTAGGAGTCGCACAGGCAATTCGTCAGGAAATCAAAATACCGGTGTTAAGAACAACTGCAATCATTTTAGTAATGTCCGCTATTCTGGTTGGCAATGCCGCTTATGAAGCGGGTAATATCAGTGGTGGCGTTTTGGGATTAGAAACCTTAAGTGGAAAATTACAAGTCTCAATCGGTCAGTTTTCATTGAATCTTTACAGCATTATAATTGGCGTTGTTGCATTCTTAATTCTTTACAAAGGCAGTTATAAAGCGATTGAAAAGACATTGATTACCTTGGTTTTAGTAATGAGTTTTGCTTTCGTTATCACCGCAATTATGACTCAACCTAATGTCGCAGAAATGCTGAAAGGTTTGGTTATCCCTTCCTTTCCTGAAGGAAGCCCGATGATAATTATCGCCCTGATTGGCACAACCGTTGTTCCTTACAATTTATTTTTACATGCTTCTTTGGTGCAGGAAAAGTGGCAATCTGCTGAAGATTTATCCAAAGCCCGCACCGATACTGTGGTTTCTGTGTTGCTTGGAGGGTTGATTTCTATTGCGATAATCATTAGTGCAACGGCGATGCAAGGTGCTGAAATCAGCAATGCCGTTGATTTAGCTAAAGCCTTAGAACCTGTATTTGGCAGTTTCGCCAAATATTTGTTGTCGATCGGATTATTTGCTGCCGGAATCACCTCTGCCATTACTGCTCCTCTGGCCGCTGCTTATGTTGCTGCCGGATGTTTTAACTGGAACGCTGATATCAAGTCTGAAAAATTCCGCAGAGTTTGGATTATCATTCTACTTCTGGGAATCATCATTTCGTCGTTTGGTTTTAAACCCATAGAGATTATCAAATTTGCACAAATTGCCAACGGCATCTTACTACCGTTTATTGCCGGATTTTTATTGTGGCTGATGAGCCGAAAAGAAATTCTGGGACAATATGTCAATTCAAAATTACAGAATAGCATTGGCTGGTTGATTGCATTAGTGACCTTGGTACTTGGGTTAAAATCTTTGGGTAAAGTGTTTGGTTTGATTTAG
- a CDS encoding DUF1287 domain-containing protein: MNKIFLMLLLPFSILAQSSLVDSAKERLSHFVIYDGSYQKIAYPNGDVDANKGVCTDVVIRSYRALGVDLQQLVHEDMKQNFSAYPTIWGLTRPDSNIDHRRVPNLETFFKRHGESLVTSQNPTDYKPGDLVTWRLDNNLPHIGVVSDVPSEADPNRYKIVHNIGLGPKLDDMLFDYKIVGHFRYKQ, encoded by the coding sequence ATGAATAAGATATTTTTAATGCTGCTTCTGCCTTTTTCAATTCTCGCGCAATCCAGTTTAGTCGATTCCGCCAAAGAGCGTCTTAGTCATTTCGTCATTTACGATGGAAGTTATCAAAAAATTGCGTATCCCAATGGCGATGTGGATGCCAATAAAGGAGTTTGTACAGATGTGGTGATTCGCAGCTATCGTGCTTTAGGTGTGGATTTACAGCAATTGGTTCACGAAGATATGAAACAAAATTTTTCAGCTTATCCCACAATTTGGGGATTAACCCGACCTGACTCCAATATTGATCATCGCCGAGTTCCCAATTTGGAAACATTTTTTAAAAGACATGGCGAATCACTTGTGACTTCGCAAAATCCAACTGATTACAAACCCGGGGACTTAGTTACTTGGCGTTTGGATAACAATTTGCCACACATAGGTGTTGTTAGTGACGTTCCATCCGAAGCAGACCCAAACCGCTATAAAATTGTTCATAATATCGGTTTAGGTCCAAAGCTGGATGATATGTTATTTGATTATAAAATAGTCGGACATTTTCGTTACAAGCAATAA
- a CDS encoding TonB-dependent receptor yields the protein MKNPYLLPILASITFSQSLYSEEVYQQDKTVVTASRYEQSREDVIPSVTVIDRDEIDNLQSKDILDILSLQAGIDVARSGGFGSATSVFMRGTNSNHVLVLINGMQSGSTATGSFAWEHLPVSQIERIEIVRGTRVSYYGTDAIGGVINIITRKQQGTSIRMTGGSYDSQSYDLALGNSKDKFQYSLSLGYQESNGFSATNENNLYGYNPDDDGYKNKSINFGSTYTMDSGSQFSLKHFETRGDVDFDSSFNVGHSKNTEQVSRLVWQGELFSQWKSEIAIGRNKNTIDTKVFSDGYNTERLSVDWLANKQIENHKVGLGLSYKEEDARYIHHLVSPFNYAESRTNKAFFANWLGNFEQNTLSMSARYDDNNTYGADTTANLDWAYLFNDKVRFNFSAGTAFHAPDMNALYSPSGQLIIYSPELDEFVNFYSFEGNPDLKPETSTHFEIGLKAKLSVHQNLAINIFHYEIDNLFDYQGPTFKPVNILESRIKGLEINYGLNFQNWSLNANATIQDAENKDTGEALLRRPDEKLNISFDRYLNNFSIGSSLRYASQREDYGVTLQDYTVIDLRAAYRFNDNWKLALRLENMTDEEYQLVNGYNTPGASGYVTLEWRK from the coding sequence ATGAAAAACCCCTACTTATTGCCAATTTTGGCATCTATTACTTTTTCACAAAGTTTATATTCTGAAGAAGTTTATCAGCAAGATAAAACCGTAGTTACGGCATCCAGATATGAGCAAAGCAGAGAGGATGTGATTCCATCTGTAACAGTTATTGACAGGGATGAAATTGACAATCTGCAATCGAAAGATATTCTTGATATTTTGTCTCTGCAAGCAGGAATTGATGTCGCCAGAAGCGGCGGCTTTGGTAGCGCAACGAGTGTTTTCATGCGTGGAACAAACTCTAATCATGTGCTGGTTCTTATTAACGGCATGCAATCCGGTTCGACTGCAACCGGAAGTTTTGCCTGGGAGCATTTACCGGTTTCGCAAATTGAAAGAATTGAAATTGTCAGAGGCACCAGAGTGAGTTATTACGGAACTGATGCCATTGGTGGCGTGATTAATATTATTACTCGGAAGCAACAAGGAACATCCATCAGAATGACTGGTGGCAGTTATGACAGTCAAAGCTATGATTTAGCACTTGGAAATTCAAAGGACAAGTTTCAATATTCTTTATCTTTAGGTTATCAGGAGTCAAATGGTTTTTCGGCAACGAACGAAAACAATCTTTATGGCTACAATCCTGATGACGATGGCTATAAAAACAAAAGTATCAATTTTGGTTCTACTTATACAATGGATTCAGGTAGTCAGTTTTCATTGAAACATTTTGAAACTAGGGGTGATGTTGACTTTGATTCCTCATTTAATGTCGGTCACTCTAAAAATACGGAACAAGTGAGTCGTTTGGTTTGGCAAGGAGAACTTTTTTCTCAATGGAAATCTGAAATAGCTATTGGCAGAAATAAAAATACCATCGATACCAAAGTTTTTTCAGATGGTTACAATACTGAACGGTTGAGTGTTGATTGGTTGGCTAACAAACAAATAGAAAATCATAAAGTCGGGCTTGGTCTCTCATACAAAGAGGAAGATGCGCGCTATATTCATCATTTGGTGAGTCCCTTCAATTATGCCGAATCTCGTACAAATAAAGCTTTTTTTGCCAATTGGTTGGGTAACTTCGAGCAAAATACGTTATCAATGAGTGCAAGATATGATGATAACAATACCTACGGAGCTGATACGACTGCCAATTTGGATTGGGCTTATCTATTTAATGACAAGGTTCGATTCAATTTTTCAGCCGGAACGGCATTTCATGCACCGGATATGAATGCTTTGTATTCACCATCAGGACAATTGATTATCTACTCGCCGGAGTTGGATGAGTTTGTGAACTTTTATAGTTTTGAAGGCAATCCTGACTTAAAACCCGAAACATCAACTCATTTTGAAATTGGTTTGAAAGCTAAATTGTCAGTTCATCAAAATTTAGCAATCAATATATTCCACTATGAAATTGATAACTTGTTTGACTATCAAGGTCCGACTTTCAAGCCGGTAAATATCTTAGAATCCAGAATTAAAGGGCTGGAAATCAATTATGGATTGAATTTCCAAAACTGGTCATTAAACGCCAATGCGACGATTCAAGATGCTGAAAATAAAGATACAGGAGAAGCTTTGTTGCGCCGCCCTGATGAAAAACTAAATATCAGTTTTGATAGATATTTAAATAACTTTTCAATAGGCTCTTCTCTGCGTTATGCATCACAAAGAGAGGACTACGGTGTGACCTTGCAAGATTATACAGTTATTGATTTAAGAGCTGCTTATCGTTTTAATGATAACTGGAAACTCGCTCTCCGACTTGAAAATATGACTGATGAAGAGTATCAGCTGGTTAATGGCTACAACACGCCGGGAGCGTCGGGATATGTTACGTTGGAGTGGAGAAAGTAG
- a CDS encoding DUF2891 domain-containing protein → MKLQLFTYLVVFSSTMSANSKLTTMDIQAANRLAQMPLGCVEVEYPNKLNQVIGSNDDLKSPKDLHPAFYGCFDWHSSVHGHWSMVSLLKNFPDVAGNETMKAILKKNISKENIANEVEHFHGQHNKSWERTYGWAWLLKLAEELHSWNDPLARELETNLQPLTELISQRFVEFLPKLYYPIRVGEHTNTAFGMSFAYDYAVTLEDESLKSMIEQRAKDFYLTDKDCPITWEPSGFDFLSPCLQEVDIMRKILSKNQFDKWIQKFLPQLKKKKFSIAPGIVSDRTDGKLVHLDGVNFSRAWVLYALGNQYQDYKHLTSLADTHVSKSLPYVVGDSYEGGHWLGSFAIYALNSSTQSPKDNE, encoded by the coding sequence ATGAAACTTCAACTTTTTACTTATCTTGTTGTGTTTTCCTCAACAATGTCAGCAAACTCAAAACTCACAACCATGGATATTCAAGCAGCCAACCGTTTAGCACAAATGCCTTTAGGTTGTGTTGAAGTGGAATATCCGAACAAACTCAACCAAGTGATTGGGAGCAATGATGATCTCAAATCTCCCAAAGATTTACATCCGGCATTTTACGGATGTTTCGACTGGCACTCTTCAGTACATGGACATTGGTCGATGGTTTCTTTATTGAAGAACTTCCCTGATGTTGCAGGAAATGAAACTATGAAAGCAATTCTGAAAAAAAACATCAGTAAGGAAAACATAGCAAACGAAGTCGAACATTTTCATGGTCAGCACAACAAATCATGGGAACGAACCTACGGATGGGCATGGTTGCTGAAATTAGCAGAAGAGTTGCATTCATGGAATGATCCACTTGCCAGAGAATTGGAAACCAACTTACAACCGCTAACTGAGTTAATTTCGCAGCGTTTTGTCGAGTTTTTACCTAAATTGTATTATCCAATTAGAGTCGGAGAACACACAAACACCGCTTTTGGAATGTCTTTTGCCTATGATTATGCGGTTACACTCGAAGATGAAAGTTTAAAGAGTATGATTGAGCAAAGAGCCAAAGACTTTTATCTGACAGATAAGGATTGCCCGATAACATGGGAACCCAGTGGTTTTGACTTTCTGTCTCCTTGTTTACAAGAAGTGGATATCATGCGTAAAATTTTATCCAAAAACCAATTTGACAAATGGATTCAGAAATTTTTACCACAACTGAAAAAGAAAAAATTTAGTATAGCTCCGGGAATTGTATCGGATCGCACAGATGGCAAATTGGTTCATTTGGATGGAGTGAATTTTTCTCGTGCCTGGGTGTTATATGCGCTTGGTAATCAATACCAAGACTATAAACATTTAACCTCACTGGCAGATACTCATGTTAGTAAGTCTCTGCCTTATGTTGTCGGCGATAGTTATGAAGGTGGTCACTGGTTGGGAAGTTTTGCTATTTATGCTTTAAACAGCTCCACACAGTCTCCAAAAGATAATGAATAA
- a CDS encoding biotin-dependent carboxyltransferase family protein: MSVEILAPGVYSTIQDQGRFGFRNIGVPVSGFMDKTSAKLANSLLNNELDAAVIETLGMGLKLKFHQRTYISICGAQCDITINQNPVSQNSVLEVRQNDILHFGKVQKGIWCYLSIAGGFQAEVVLSSRSFFQGITKKSKLEKGDRIKTLSSTQPILNRTKVKPQSRSIDNPIEVFKGPEFNSLNSQTQSYIANSSFQVSKAINRMAYKLEKDHKLSAKEIITSPVQPGTVQLTPSGELIVLMQDCQTTGGYARVLQLTEQSLSKLAQIGSGESVELLLIEF, translated from the coding sequence ATGTCCGTTGAAATCCTTGCACCGGGTGTGTACAGCACCATTCAAGACCAGGGAAGATTTGGTTTCAGAAATATCGGCGTGCCGGTGAGTGGTTTTATGGATAAAACCAGTGCCAAGCTGGCGAATTCTTTACTGAATAATGAACTGGATGCAGCCGTCATTGAAACTTTAGGGATGGGGCTGAAATTGAAATTTCATCAGCGAACTTATATTTCAATCTGTGGAGCTCAATGTGATATAACAATCAATCAAAATCCTGTTTCTCAAAATAGTGTTCTGGAGGTTCGGCAAAACGATATTTTACACTTCGGCAAAGTACAAAAAGGAATCTGGTGTTATTTGTCCATTGCCGGAGGCTTCCAAGCTGAAGTCGTTCTGTCCTCTAGAAGTTTCTTTCAAGGAATCACAAAAAAATCAAAATTGGAAAAAGGTGATAGGATTAAAACCTTATCCTCAACTCAACCAATTTTAAATCGCACAAAAGTAAAGCCACAATCGCGATCAATTGATAATCCCATTGAAGTTTTCAAAGGGCCTGAGTTCAATTCATTAAACAGCCAAACCCAGAGCTACATAGCAAACTCCTCTTTCCAAGTATCAAAAGCAATCAACCGTATGGCTTACAAACTGGAAAAAGACCACAAACTCTCCGCCAAAGAAATCATCACCTCACCGGTTCAACCCGGAACAGTTCAACTCACACCAAGCGGTGAACTCATTGTTTTGATGCAAGACTGCCAAACCACCGGCGGCTACGCCCGAGTTCTTCAACTCACTGAACAATCTCTCAGCAAACTGGCACAAATTGGTTCTGGTGAAAGTGTTGAGCTTTTATTGATTGAGTTTTAA
- a CDS encoding RHS repeat-associated core domain-containing protein — MIQSQTEDYITVILIGTCIVRANANSKTYGYNNRDQLVSITDTNGLNTTYSYDETGNQTEKTENGTTSTFNYTARQRVKSITIGGAPPISYQYDYSGQRVNQQNNGSEKRYIYDGLTLIAETNTLGNTLAQYHYGNRYQLAETRNNTNSFYHVDSLSTNVAVTNTDGSIQARYEYDAYGNLLTQDGSSEQPFGFTGYQKDDDTGLYYANARYYDSNTARFLREDPLFGNPENPPSLHRYNYTANNPTYFVDPTGEGDEAAHFYNEYLDSRAAGLNVIDSLIVALGAQYPDKVDKYDAKSVSTSFIDYSRDYTRKNNRGLHALTNSFVKYTVKAVDYFQTNLAKTIYHFALSEHPGKDSGYHIPKDSINDPEAMAFTEITGHGLSEGHTTDLNFYISR; from the coding sequence ATGATTCAAAGCCAAACTGAAGATTATATCACTGTTATACTCATCGGCACCTGCATCGTAAGAGCCAATGCCAACAGCAAAACCTATGGTTACAACAACCGTGACCAACTGGTCTCTATCACTGACACCAATGGCTTAAACACAACATACTCCTATGATGAAACCGGCAACCAAACAGAAAAAACTGAAAACGGCACCACATCTACATTCAATTACACCGCCCGTCAGCGGGTTAAATCCATAACCATCGGTGGCGCACCACCCATCAGTTATCAATATGATTATTCCGGTCAGCGAGTCAATCAGCAAAACAATGGCAGCGAAAAACGCTATATCTATGACGGACTGACCCTTATTGCCGAAACCAACACATTAGGCAACACACTCGCACAATACCACTACGGCAACCGTTATCAACTGGCAGAAACCCGCAACAATACCAACAGCTTCTATCATGTCGATTCACTTTCCACAAATGTTGCAGTGACCAATACTGATGGCTCTATCCAAGCCCGTTATGAATATGATGCCTACGGCAATCTGCTGACCCAGGACGGAAGCAGCGAACAACCCTTTGGCTTTACCGGATATCAGAAAGACGATGACACCGGACTTTATTACGCCAATGCCAGATACTATGACTCAAACACTGCCAGGTTCTTGAGAGAAGACCCGTTATTCGGCAATCCTGAAAATCCTCCGAGCTTACACAGATATAATTATACAGCCAATAATCCAACCTATTTTGTTGATCCAACAGGTGAAGGTGATGAAGCTGCTCATTTCTATAATGAATATTTGGATTCAAGAGCTGCTGGATTAAATGTAATAGACTCTCTTATTGTTGCCTTGGGGGCACAATATCCTGATAAAGTGGATAAGTATGATGCTAAAAGTGTGTCAACCTCATTCATAGACTATAGTCGAGATTATACAAGAAAAAACAATAGAGGTTTACATGCACTAACAAATTCATTTGTCAAATACACAGTTAAAGCAGTTGACTATTTTCAAACAAACCTTGCAAAAACCATTTATCATTTTGCCCTTTCAGAGCATCCAGGCAAAGACTCTGGTTATCATATCCCAAAAGACAGTATAAATGATCCTGAGGCAATGGCATTTACAGAAATAACTGGTCATGGCTTATCAGAGGGACATACCACTGACCTTAACTTTTATATATCCAGATAA
- the pxpB gene encoding 5-oxoprolinase subunit PxpB: MSVIIQQFGERGILLSWQQKIDEKTSKKVHFYNQRIKDQLSDFIIETVTTYCSLMVLIKQSQNYHFVNIVKMEIEKIVLETPKFETIESKFWKIPVCYDLSLGQDLQSLSQQKNLTIDDIIKLHCEPVYTVSFIGFLPGFPYLQGLNQKLITPRLSTPRLSVAKGSVAIGGSQTGIYPQQSPGGWHIIGRTPLEFFNTKKSTPCILQPMDSIQFYPISLEEFKDVR, encoded by the coding sequence ATGTCTGTAATCATTCAACAATTTGGCGAACGAGGGATATTGCTTTCCTGGCAACAAAAAATTGATGAAAAAACTAGTAAAAAAGTTCATTTTTATAATCAAAGAATTAAAGATCAACTATCCGATTTCATCATCGAAACTGTGACAACTTATTGCAGTTTGATGGTACTCATTAAGCAATCGCAAAACTATCACTTTGTTAACATTGTTAAAATGGAAATCGAAAAAATAGTTCTCGAAACTCCCAAGTTTGAAACAATAGAGAGCAAATTTTGGAAGATTCCGGTTTGTTACGATTTGTCTTTGGGTCAGGATTTACAAAGTTTATCACAGCAGAAGAACTTAACGATTGATGACATTATCAAACTCCATTGTGAACCTGTTTATACTGTTAGTTTTATCGGTTTTCTTCCCGGATTTCCCTATTTACAAGGGCTTAATCAAAAGTTAATAACTCCTCGATTATCTACACCAAGATTATCAGTTGCAAAAGGCTCTGTTGCTATCGGAGGTTCACAAACCGGAATTTATCCGCAACAAAGTCCCGGTGGTTGGCATATTATTGGACGAACACCACTTGAATTTTTCAACACAAAAAAAAGCACTCCTTGTATTTTACAACCAATGGACTCCATTCAGTTTTATCCTATCAGTTTAGAGGAATTCAAAGATGTCCGTTGA
- the pxpA gene encoding 5-oxoprolinase subunit PxpA, with amino-acid sequence MQIDINCDLGEGIGNDAELMPYLGSCNIACGGHFGDKSSMSKTILLAKKHNVKIGAHPSFPDKENFGRRIIEISNSDLHQSLYQQLSEFKQICVEHDAKMHHVKLHGALYNLAARDAEIAALTLDVFAQIQPDVKIYVPYNSAIALLADDYFPIVYEAFADRSYNADLSLVNRNHENAVITDKIAAFEQVSSILKTNKVETIDGQQVTIYAETFCVHGDQPNALEILKYLHQCL; translated from the coding sequence ATGCAAATTGACATCAACTGTGATTTAGGCGAAGGAATTGGCAATGATGCAGAGCTAATGCCTTATCTGGGTTCCTGTAATATCGCTTGCGGAGGACACTTTGGTGACAAATCCAGTATGTCAAAAACCATATTGTTGGCAAAGAAACACAATGTAAAAATAGGTGCGCATCCCTCTTTTCCGGATAAAGAAAATTTCGGGCGAAGAATTATAGAAATCTCTAATAGCGATTTACATCAATCTTTATATCAACAACTTTCAGAGTTTAAACAAATCTGTGTAGAGCACGATGCTAAGATGCATCATGTCAAATTGCACGGAGCTTTATACAATCTCGCTGCACGTGATGCAGAAATTGCCGCTCTCACGCTCGATGTTTTTGCTCAAATTCAACCCGATGTAAAAATATACGTTCCATATAATTCGGCGATTGCACTTTTAGCAGATGATTATTTTCCGATAGTTTATGAAGCGTTTGCAGACAGAAGTTACAATGCTGATTTGAGTTTGGTGAATCGCAATCACGAAAACGCAGTCATAACCGATAAAATAGCGGCTTTTGAGCAAGTTTCCTCGATTTTAAAAACTAACAAAGTCGAAACCATTGACGGGCAACAGGTAACAATCTATGCCGAAACATTTTGCGTTCACGGAGACCAACCAAACGCACTGGAAATTCTCAAATATTTGCATCAATGTCTGTAA